The Pseudomonas nunensis genome includes the window GTTTGATTCGTTGATCCATCGGGGACTCTCGATTCCAGGGCATGGTCAGGCACCTCCTGACCGTATTTCACACCTGTAAAGGATGTCTCCGGTTTAAAACGTAAAGGATGTCTCCGGTTTCTACCCGAGCAAGCCCGCTCCCACAGGGGTGTTGCGGTGTTGATTAGATTACTGATCCGCAGTCTGCATCCCCGCCCGACTCGGCTTGCCCAGCGCATGCGAGAAGAAGCGCCCTGCTTCGGAGATCAAATTGCGGTGGATGTCTTCGCGATCAACCCCATCGGCATCGGTGCACAGCGCCGGCATGACAATGATCTGTTCTTCATTACACGGCGCCATGAACACAAAGTGCCCTGCCCCGGCCAATAACTTGAAGTCCGGCGCGATCGGCAGTTTGCGCGCCAGCGCTGCAGCGTTTTTGTCGAAAGCCACAAGTTTGTCGCCGTCACCGCTGTACAGCAGCACCGGCACATGCACATCCGCCAACGTATGACGGCCGAACTTGAGGCTCAGCGGCGCCATCAGCAGCAACGCATGAACACGCGGGTCGGCCACTGGCTGCAAATCATCACGATCAACGATCAACTCGCCCTGGGTATTGCAAGCATCGCGGTCATCCGGGCGTTCCTGGCAATAGCGGCGCAGACGATCCAGATCAGGCGTGGCACCGGACAGGATCAACGCGGTTTCACCGCCCGCCGAGTAACCAATCACCCCGACCTGATCGGCGTTGACGAAAGGCGCCAGCATCGCATCGCCCAAGGTGGCGGTAATCGCTTCGGAAATTTGCAGGGGCCGGCCGTACAGGTTGCTCAAGGTGCCGAGACGGCTGTGATCCTTGGAGTTGTCGCCGGGATGAATCACCGCGACGACTACAAAACCCTTGCGGGCCAGCGACGTGGCGAGGTCGTGCAAGGCCAGCGGCGTGCCGACGTTGCCGTGGGACAGCATCAGCATCGGGAAACGGCCGATGGCGACGCGGGCATCTTCGCTCGCTTCGACGGTATAGCCTTCGAGTTTGCTGGTGTGATCCTTGTCGCTGGACGGATAAAAGGCGATGGCGCGCATCGGCTGCAAATCCAGCGGATCGAGGAACGTCATCTCGTGATAACCGACGCTCCAGTGGGAATGCAGGCCAGGCGCAGCGTGCACTGAAATCAGGCTGCTGAGCAGGCACATCAGTAACGTTGCACAAAGACGCACCATGGGATGCCCCACCTTTGTTACTAAACTGAAAAGCCCGTAGTGCTCCGGGGTACGGAGAACGCGGCCTTGTGCCAGTGTTGGCGGCCATCAAGGTCATTGCGCAACGGGGACGTTAACCCTCGACTGCATAACCTGGGCCACAACATAAAAAACCGTCAAAAACAAAAAAACTCTGTAACTGATCATTACAATGATCAGAATACAGAGTTTTTCGGGTATTGCCTGAGCCGTTTAGTATTTTTTACGCAGGCCTTACACAGGCCTTATGCCGCGGCGAACAGTTGCTCGCTGATTTGCGTGTGAGCATCGCTCAGGGCTTTGGTGCGCACTTCGTCGCCGTATGCCAGGCCATGGGCGCGAACGAACTCAATATCAGTGATGCCCAGAAAACCGAACAGCAGTTTCAAATAGTCTTCGTGAGCAACACCGGTCGCCTGACCGGCATGCAGGCCGCCAGCAGTCGAAACGATCACCAGTTTCTTGCCACCGCACAGGCCTTCAGGACCGGCTTCGGTGTAGCGGAAGGTCTGACCGGCAACGGCGATGCGGTCGATCCAGGCCTTGAGTTGGGTTGGAATGGTGAAGTTGTACATCGGCGCAGCAATCACGATGGCATCAGCGGCGATGAATTCGGCCAGGGTCGAAGCGCTCAGCTCGGCTTCGTGCTGTTGTGCGGCGTTGCGCAGTTCAGCGCTGGTGCCGGCAGCGACCAGGGTCGTGGCGGAGAAATGGCTGATGGCGTCAGCGGCCAGGTCACGGTAAGTCACGACGGCCGAAGCGTCAGCGGCTTGCCAGGCTTTGACCACTTCGCCACTCAGCTGACGGGAGGCCGAGTTGTCACCCAAAATGCTCGAATCGATATGCAACAGTTTCATAAAGGATCTCCAGGTGAGGATCGCCACTCGAGCGATCTGATGGAGGAGATCCTACAGATGAATCTAATAGCTGATTAGCCCGCAACAATGCGATAGTTCGTCTCACTGATAGAACAATCGAGTTCACGCCATGCAAGACCTGAATGATCTCTACTATTTCGCCAAGGTGGTCGAAGCCGGTGGTTTCGCCGCGGCCGGGCGTTTGCTGGGGATTCCAAAGTCGCGGCTGTCGCGGCGTATTGCCGAGCTGGAAGAACGCCTGGGCGCGCGGCTGCTGCAACGCACCACCCGGCAACTCAAGTTGACGGCCGTGGGAGAGCGTTACCTGCGGCATTGTCAGGCGATGCTGCTGGAAGCGGAAATGGCTGACGAAGCGGTGGCCAGTATGTCCAGCGAGCCTCGGGGAAGATTGCGGGTTTCCTGCCCGGTGGGCCTGGCCCATCACATGTTGCCGACAGTGATCAGCAATTTCCTGGAGAAATACCCGCAGGTCCAGTTGGAAGTCTTGCTGCTCAATCGTCGGGTGGATCTGGTCACCGAGGGCGTCGATGTCGCGCTGCGGGTCCGCGAATTGGGGGATGAAGACCCATTGTTGGTCACCCGTCGCCTGCGCCAGGCGCAAACGATGATCGTCGCCAGCCCCGCCTTTCTGCATGGCCGGGAGATCAATCACCCGGAAGACCTCAAGGGTTTGCCGGTGCTCGGCGCACTGGAGCCGGACCGCATGGTGCATATCCGCATGCTCGATCAGCAGGGCAAAAGCTATGATTTGGCGCTGGAGGCACGGCTGGGCATTGACGACTTTATTGTGCGCCGGGCCTGCGCCCTCGCCGGCCAAGGCTTTACGGTCCTGCCGATGATGTATTGCGAACAGGAAATCGAGGACGGCTCGCTGATCCAGTTGTTGCCTGACTGGTCACTGCCTGGCGGCTGGCTGCAAGCGGTGTACCCTCATCGGCGCGGGGTCATGCCGGCGGTACGCGCCTGGCTCGACCATTTGATCGAATCATTCAATGCCTGCGGGGACCGTTTGATATGAAGGCTGGACGCATGAGCGAAGCGGATGTCGCAGACTTTTGCCTGGGGCTGCCCGGTGCACGGGAAGACTACAAATGGGGTGGCGTGCGGGTGTTTTCGATTGCCGGGAACAAGATGTTCGCGCTGCAGAACCTGCGGGGTGACTCCCTAGCGTTCAAGGTCGACAAGGATTTGTTTCTCGGTCATTGCGACCGTCCGGGCATTCACCCGGCGCCATACCTGGCCCGGGCACAATGGATCATCATGCAGACGCCCTACCCGCTGGGCGCCGAAGAACTGCAAGCCTTGCTGCAACGTTCCCACCAATTGGTGGTGAGCAAGTTGCCCAAGCGCACCCAGGTCGGGTTGTTGCTCTAAAAACTGCAGAAGCCTGCGTTTGGCTGCGAAGCAGTCGT containing:
- a CDS encoding alpha/beta hydrolase family protein gives rise to the protein MVRLCATLLMCLLSSLISVHAAPGLHSHWSVGYHEMTFLDPLDLQPMRAIAFYPSSDKDHTSKLEGYTVEASEDARVAIGRFPMLMLSHGNVGTPLALHDLATSLARKGFVVVAVIHPGDNSKDHSRLGTLSNLYGRPLQISEAITATLGDAMLAPFVNADQVGVIGYSAGGETALILSGATPDLDRLRRYCQERPDDRDACNTQGELIVDRDDLQPVADPRVHALLLMAPLSLKFGRHTLADVHVPVLLYSGDGDKLVAFDKNAAALARKLPIAPDFKLLAGAGHFVFMAPCNEEQIIVMPALCTDADGVDREDIHRNLISEAGRFFSHALGKPSRAGMQTADQ
- a CDS encoding FMN-dependent NADH-azoreductase; amino-acid sequence: MKLLHIDSSILGDNSASRQLSGEVVKAWQAADASAVVTYRDLAADAISHFSATTLVAAGTSAELRNAAQQHEAELSASTLAEFIAADAIVIAAPMYNFTIPTQLKAWIDRIAVAGQTFRYTEAGPEGLCGGKKLVIVSTAGGLHAGQATGVAHEDYLKLLFGFLGITDIEFVRAHGLAYGDEVRTKALSDAHTQISEQLFAAA
- a CDS encoding LysR substrate-binding domain-containing protein, with the protein product MQDLNDLYYFAKVVEAGGFAAAGRLLGIPKSRLSRRIAELEERLGARLLQRTTRQLKLTAVGERYLRHCQAMLLEAEMADEAVASMSSEPRGRLRVSCPVGLAHHMLPTVISNFLEKYPQVQLEVLLLNRRVDLVTEGVDVALRVRELGDEDPLLVTRRLRQAQTMIVASPAFLHGREINHPEDLKGLPVLGALEPDRMVHIRMLDQQGKSYDLALEARLGIDDFIVRRACALAGQGFTVLPMMYCEQEIEDGSLIQLLPDWSLPGGWLQAVYPHRRGVMPAVRAWLDHLIESFNACGDRLI
- a CDS encoding MmcQ/YjbR family DNA-binding protein; protein product: MKAGRMSEADVADFCLGLPGAREDYKWGGVRVFSIAGNKMFALQNLRGDSLAFKVDKDLFLGHCDRPGIHPAPYLARAQWIIMQTPYPLGAEELQALLQRSHQLVVSKLPKRTQVGLLL